From a region of the Sphingopyxis sp. YR583 genome:
- a CDS encoding M56 family metallopeptidase, producing MLITAILLSLAWKSVVVAGLTLGLLRLARWRSAGERSMIAHAGLVALLALPAAILLLPQWAPLPASWSFEQAVPIAQTATTGGSAIDPAPAATSVPVAVDSAGSTPIVFSWSELAPFLYLAPLLLLSGVMALAVVRLFAMRGRAEILVEGSWLSALAEAQRRMGFKHGTALLVSKELRSPISWGVLRPTIVLSPKAVAASDEAEAIIAHELAHVARLDWAKLLGARIACAVFWFNPFVWMLARESHQLREEAADDAVLMADIDGPDYATLLVGAARHDNQGTLLAAHGVAPGKDSLKRRITRVLDGSLKRGPASASWMLMSLVVLAGITAPLAAFSATAKPEATEASRTSVASTTRAATITSSSSAAATKGANDTAAVAKPLSAEELVSMRAVGVTPEYVAEMREHKPAITADEIIGAKAAGVDPAYIKTMRGIFPGTDIDELVGAAALHIEPRFARDMKSHFPDISIDDVIALRAMGIDCDFVTDMQKAGVKMRSADDAIELRATSGFRPVAKPRPAATPRPVAKAVQNGNVAIVDLERGVIEARRADGRTARIEFPQAPEPPKPPVRD from the coding sequence ATGCTGATCACCGCCATATTGCTGAGCCTAGCCTGGAAATCCGTCGTCGTAGCGGGGCTGACGCTCGGCCTGCTCCGCCTCGCGCGGTGGCGTTCGGCCGGTGAGCGATCGATGATCGCGCATGCGGGTCTCGTTGCCTTGCTCGCATTGCCTGCCGCGATCCTGTTGCTGCCGCAATGGGCCCCGCTCCCGGCCAGCTGGTCGTTCGAACAAGCCGTTCCGATCGCGCAGACTGCAACAACAGGGGGATCGGCGATCGATCCGGCACCCGCCGCGACGTCAGTCCCTGTCGCGGTCGATAGTGCCGGATCGACGCCGATTGTCTTTTCGTGGAGCGAGCTTGCCCCCTTTCTCTATCTTGCCCCGCTCCTGCTGCTATCTGGAGTGATGGCACTCGCGGTGGTGCGACTGTTCGCGATGCGCGGACGCGCTGAGATACTGGTCGAGGGGTCGTGGCTGTCGGCGCTGGCCGAGGCACAGCGGCGCATGGGGTTCAAACATGGCACCGCACTGTTGGTCAGCAAGGAATTGCGCTCGCCAATCAGCTGGGGCGTACTGCGCCCGACGATCGTGCTGAGCCCGAAGGCGGTCGCCGCGTCGGATGAGGCCGAGGCGATCATCGCGCACGAACTGGCGCATGTCGCGCGGCTCGACTGGGCGAAGCTGCTCGGCGCGCGCATCGCCTGCGCGGTTTTCTGGTTCAATCCGTTCGTATGGATGCTGGCGCGCGAAAGCCATCAACTGCGCGAAGAAGCCGCCGACGACGCGGTGCTGATGGCAGACATCGACGGACCCGATTATGCGACGCTGCTCGTCGGCGCGGCGCGACACGACAATCAGGGCACGCTGCTTGCCGCGCATGGCGTCGCGCCCGGCAAAGACAGTCTGAAGCGCCGGATCACCCGCGTCCTCGACGGCAGCCTGAAGCGTGGGCCGGCGAGTGCAAGCTGGATGTTGATGAGCCTTGTCGTGCTCGCAGGCATCACTGCGCCGCTCGCCGCATTTTCGGCGACGGCCAAGCCAGAGGCGACCGAAGCAAGCCGCACGTCTGTCGCATCGACCACCCGAGCAGCGACAATCACCTCTTCCTCCTCGGCCGCCGCGACCAAGGGTGCGAATGATACGGCCGCAGTGGCGAAACCGTTGAGCGCCGAGGAACTGGTGAGCATGCGCGCCGTCGGCGTGACGCCCGAATATGTCGCGGAGATGCGCGAACATAAGCCGGCAATAACCGCCGACGAAATTATCGGCGCTAAGGCGGCCGGGGTCGATCCCGCCTATATCAAAACGATGCGCGGCATCTTTCCTGGGACCGATATTGACGAGTTGGTCGGCGCGGCCGCGCTGCATATCGAGCCGCGCTTTGCGCGCGACATGAAAAGCCATTTTCCCGATATCAGTATCGATGACGTGATCGCCCTGCGGGCCATGGGCATCGACTGCGACTTTGTAACCGATATGCAGAAGGCTGGCGTGAAGATGCGCAGCGCCGACGACGCAATCGAACTGCGTGCGACGAGCGGATTCCGACCGGTTGCAAAGCCTCGCCCCGCAGCGACACCGCGCCCGGTGGCGAAAGCGGTACAGAACGGCAATGTTGCGATCGTCGATCTGGAACGCGGCGTAATCGAGGCACGCCGAGCCGACGGCCGAACCGCGCGGATCGAATTCCCGCAGGCGCCCGAACCACCCAAGCCGCCCGTTCGCGACTGA
- a CDS encoding BlaI/MecI/CopY family transcriptional regulator translates to MLSSLPPREREIVDILYERGASTVTEIGEALADELSGSAIRAMLKRLETKGFVAREQSDRGFVYAPSVSDKTARKSALSQVVRVFFNGSATSAAAALLGMQDEMSNSELDELEQMIAKAREGRG, encoded by the coding sequence ATGTTGTCCAGTCTGCCCCCACGGGAACGCGAAATCGTCGATATTCTCTATGAGCGTGGCGCATCGACCGTGACCGAGATCGGCGAGGCGCTCGCCGATGAGCTTTCAGGATCGGCGATCCGCGCGATGCTGAAACGGCTTGAGACGAAAGGCTTCGTAGCACGCGAACAATCCGACCGCGGCTTCGTCTACGCGCCGAGCGTGTCGGACAAGACCGCGCGCAAGTCGGCGCTGTCACAGGTCGTGCGCGTCTTCTTCAACGGATCGGCGACGAGTGCCGCGGCCGCCCTGCTCGGCATGCAGGACGAGATGAGCAATAGCGAACTCGACGAACTCGAACAGATGATCGCCAAAGCGCGCGAAGGGAGAGGGTGA
- a CDS encoding adenosine deaminase, whose product MPDGFTSAEERAAFIAALPKAELHLHIEGSLEPELMFELAQRNKVAIPFASVEDVRAAYAFSNLQDFLDIYYQGMGVLHSERDFYDLTAAYLTRAHADAVRHVEIFFDPQGHTDRGVAFGTVIAGITRALDDARTSYGMTSKLIMCFLRHLSEAEAEKTLDEALPFLDRIDGVGLDSSEVGHPPAKFERVFGRARSLGLKIVAHAGEEGPPAYVHEALDLLKVHRIDHGNRSLEDPALIARLAAEGMTLTVCPLSNLKLCVVNDITAHPLKTMLDAGLKATINSDDPSYFGGYVNANYQAVADALDLSKDDIVTLARNSFAGSFLNETGRAKHLAAIDAYAAAA is encoded by the coding sequence ATGCCTGATGGTTTTACGTCAGCGGAAGAGCGTGCCGCCTTTATCGCCGCGCTGCCCAAGGCCGAACTTCACCTTCATATCGAAGGTTCGCTCGAACCCGAGCTGATGTTCGAACTGGCACAGCGCAACAAGGTCGCGATTCCCTTCGCCAGCGTCGAGGACGTGCGCGCCGCCTACGCCTTCTCGAACCTCCAGGATTTTCTCGACATCTATTATCAAGGGATGGGCGTCCTCCACAGCGAGCGGGACTTCTATGACCTGACCGCCGCCTATCTCACGCGCGCCCACGCCGATGCCGTCCGCCACGTCGAAATCTTCTTCGATCCGCAAGGCCACACCGACCGCGGTGTCGCCTTCGGAACCGTAATTGCGGGCATCACCCGCGCGCTCGACGATGCCCGGACGAGCTACGGAATGACGTCGAAGCTCATCATGTGCTTTCTCCGTCATCTCAGCGAAGCCGAGGCCGAAAAGACGCTCGACGAAGCCCTCCCCTTCCTCGACCGCATCGATGGCGTCGGCCTCGATTCCTCCGAGGTCGGCCACCCGCCCGCCAAATTCGAACGCGTTTTCGGACGCGCCCGCAGCCTCGGCCTCAAGATCGTTGCCCACGCAGGCGAAGAAGGCCCGCCCGCCTATGTCCATGAAGCGCTCGACCTCCTGAAAGTCCACCGCATAGATCATGGCAACCGCAGCCTCGAAGACCCCGCCCTCATCGCGCGTCTCGCGGCCGAGGGCATGACGCTCACTGTCTGTCCGCTTTCCAATCTCAAGCTGTGCGTCGTGAACGACATCACCGCGCACCCACTCAAGACGATGCTGGACGCTGGCCTGAAGGCGACGATCAACAGCGACGACCCCAGCTATTTCGGCGGCTATGTGAACGCCAATTATCAGGCGGTCGCCGACGCGCTCGACCTTTCGAAGGACGACATCGTCACGCTCGCGCGCAACAGCTTTGCCGGCTCATTCCTGAACGAAACCGGCAGGGCGAAACATCTCGCTGCGATCGACGCCTACGCCGCCGCGGCCTGA